The Triticum aestivum cultivar Chinese Spring chromosome 3A, IWGSC CS RefSeq v2.1, whole genome shotgun sequence genome includes a region encoding these proteins:
- the LOC123056606 gene encoding glutamate receptor 2.7: MHMASPVVLRANVACQLLGVLFLFLLDGAATAASVPPPPSLVTANVGVILDLATELGKKSLLSMEMALHDFYATHPSYTTRVKLHVRDSHQDVVTAASAAIDLIDNKKVGVVIGPQNTLQAEFLTYLANKTKVPFITSSATGDTITQCHAPYFLHACVKGSSQAASIAAFIKAYGWKNVVLVHEDNNHGLSILPSITSALESIDVHVINHSAIPTTSPDYRIDVELYKLKTMQTRVFIVHMLPADASRLFARASTIGMMTEGYVWIVTDDIGNALDVLPQHTIETMQGVVGFRPYVAKTTRINGFMARFVTQYRSTYHKDPDVRVAKPTIFQYWSYDLLWAIASATEKAKRFRSLQLRSKLGNMDKLVDDLQASPAEPELLTYIMDGEYEGLAGRFMFVDRHLPVPTYEIVNVIEEEIRRIGFWNLGNGLSAFLNSSTRPGQAKHTTRADQVTRTVIWPGNSITVPRGWGFPENGTTLQIGVPVRRDSEVFVHVETNPSSSIPIVKGYSIDVFEAAVKKLPYGLRYRYIPYDCSDSYDTLVSQVYFKKFDAVVGDVTIIANRTRYVDFTVPYTDSGVSMLVLASKDEDEPAMWVFLEPLTKDLWIAIILFMFFTGLIVWMIEKPINDELRGSKWKQFNAAFYFAFFTGTSMHDQKFKSLQSKVIVVSWCFVMVIIVQSYTASLSSILTAKKLPPLITDPRQLLQNDDNVGYQSGSFVHSMLRRLQFEEPRIKAFSTHEEYAKALRSGSKNEGVSAIFDETPYINSFLLEYGKEFRKVFPKGSPLVDDLSKAVLNLIEGSEGSSIEKKWFKDSILSPDYGSLEAGSPRLSSRSFAGLFIINGCVLGLMVVINLLRRAYAKYIAKGSSPCASDGGAQRPLDGEACSSCSDESQNSPISLIVELADAVAKASSM; this comes from the exons ATGCATATGGCTTCCCCTGTAGTACTACGTGCTAATGTGGCTTGCCAGCTCCTCGGcgtactcttcctcttcctcctcgacggTGCCGCCACCGCCGCATCTGTGCCACCGCCGCCATCGCTGGTGACGGCCAACGTTGGGGTGATACTGGACCTGGcgacggagctggggaagaagagCCTTCTCAGCATGGAGATGGCGCTGCACGACTTCTATGCCACGCACCCCAGCTACACCACCAGGGTCAAGCTCCACGTCAGGGACTCACACCAAGACGTCGTCACCGCCGCATCTGCAG CAATAGATCTCATCGATAACAAAAAGGTTGGGGTTGTCATCGGTCCACAGAATACTTTACAAGCAGAATTCTTGACCTACCTAGCGAACAAAACCAAGGTTCCCTTCATCACCTCATCTGCAACAGGTGATACAATTACTCAATGTCATGCTCCGTACTTCCTTCATGCTTGTGTCAAGGGCTCTTCCCAAGCAGCTTCGATTGCTGCCTTTATTAAGGCATATGGCTGGAAAAATGTTGTTCTGGTCCATGAGGACAACAATCATGGTCTCAGCATTCTCCCTTCCATTACTAGTGCTCTTGAGTCCATTGACGTCCATGTCATTAACCATTCTGCCATCCCTACTACATCCCCTGATTACCGAATTGATGTGGAACTATACAAGCTGAAGACCATGCAAACACGTGTATTCATCGTTCATATGTTGCCAGCCGATGCTTCCCGCCTATTTGCTCGAGCTTCAACAATCGGTATGATGACTGAAGGGTATGTATGGATTGTCACAGATGACATCGGTAATGCCCTTGATGTGCTTCCCCAACATACCATTGAAACCATGCAGGGTGTTGTCGGTTTCCGGCCATATGTAGCAAAGACTACGAGGATCAATGGTTTCATGGCTCGGTTTGTCACTCAATACAGATCCACATACCATAAAGACCCCGATGTTCGGGTGGCAAAACCAACCATCTTCCAATactggtcatatgatttgttatGGGCAATAGCATCTGCAACAGAGAAAGCTAAGAGGTTCAGATCCTTACAACTAAGGTCTAAACTAGGGAATATGGACAAGTTAGTAGATGATCTCCAAGCATCTCCTGCTGAACCAGAACTCCTCACTTACATAATGGATGGGGAATATGAAGGATTGGCCGGGAGATTCATGTTTGTTGATAGGCACTTGCCAGTTCCAACATATGAGATTGTCAATGTGATTGAAGAGGAAATTAGACGCATTGGCTTTTGGAACCTTGGTAACGGTCTTTCAGCGTTTCTTAACTCTAGCACTAGGCCTGGCCAAGCTAAACATACGACAAGGGCGGATCAAGTCACGAGAACAGTTATTTGGCCAGGAAATTCAATAACAGTGCCCAGAGGATGGGGCTTCCCTGAAAATGGAACGACACTCCAGATTGGTGTGCCCGTGAGACGGGATTCTGAGGTCTTTGTGCATGTTGAGACCAATCCTAGCTCTAGTATACCAATTGTCAAAGGCTACAGCATTGATGTCTTTGAGGCTGCTGTGAAGAAACTGCCGTATGGGCTACGCTACCGGTACATTCCGTATGACTGTTCAGATTCTTATGACACACTAGTATCACAGGTTTATTTCAAG AAATTTGATGCAGTAGTGGGTGATGTGACAATTATCGCCAATCGAACTAGGTATGTGGACTTCACAGTTCCGTACACAGATTCTGGTGTGTCGATGCTTGTTCTAGCTAGTAAAGATGAGGATGAACCAGCCATGTGGGTCTTCTTAGAGCCACTAACGAAGGACCTCTGGATTGCTATAATACTTTTTATGTTCTTCACTGGCCTAATTGTGTGGATGATTGAAAAGCCTATAAATGATGAATTAAGGGGTTCCAAATGGAAACAGTTCAACGCTGCTTTCTACTTCGCATTCTTCACTGGGACTTCTATGCATG ATCAAAAGTTCAAAAGCCTCCAATCAAAAGTTATTGTGGTATCCTGGTGCTTCGTAATGGTAATTATAGTGCAGAGTTACACGGCAAGCTTGTCGTCCATTTTAACTGCAAAGAAGCTCCCACCTTTAATTACAGACCCAAGGCAACTTTTACAGAATGATGATAATGTTGGGTATCAGAGTGGCTCATTTGTGCACTCAATGTTGAGGAGGCTCCAATTTGAGGAGCCGCGGATAAAAGCTTTTAGCACACATGAGGAATATGCAAAAGCATTGAGGTCTGGATCAAAGAATGAAGGGGTATCTGCCATCTTCGATGAAACACCATACATAAATTCTTTCCTCTTGGAGTACGGAAAAGAGTTCCGAAAG GTTTTCCCTAAAGGCTCTCCATTGGTGGATGATCTTTCCAAGGCCGTGTTAAATTTGATAGAAGGGTCTGAAGGTTCTAGTATTGAGAAGAAGTGGTTCAAGGATTCAATCTTGTCACCGGACTATGGAAGTCTGGAAGCTGGCTCCCCACGCCTCAGTTCACGGAGCTTTGCGGGTCTCTTCATCATCAATGGATGCGTTTTAGGATTGATGGTCGTAATAAACTTGTTGAGGCGTGCTTATGCAAAATATATTGCAAAAGGAAGTAGTCCTTGTGCTAGTGATGGTGGGGCACAACGTCCGCTGGATGGTGAGGCGTGCTCTTCTTGCAGTGACGAGTCACAGAACTCTCCGATATCCTTGATAGTGGAGTTGGCAGACGCAGTGGCGAAGGCCAGCTCCATGTAG